One Deinococcus reticulitermitis DNA segment encodes these proteins:
- a CDS encoding MMPL family transporter has protein sequence MRRLALLVTRHPWAVLLVWGIAALLSLPLAVGTPGALSADPGTLENSESGRVAALLQDEFGERDTNTALLVTRSTPGLDTPPGRAAYERFVAGLEGIEGVSRVIPAQAGGSLTTRDAAGQLALTVAQIPLQAEGKAAVRRIRAYAAQAESPALDIQVTGAQAIADDFTEFTETDAKRSELFALPLIALLLLTVFGALVATALPLAVGVMSISVAMAILYALTLVMEVSSFAQSVVTMVGLGAGIDYALLMVNRFREELGRGGTSADAAARTTLTAGRSVLFSGATVAIAMAGLLLPPISFVRSIGLGGVLAVGLTVLASLTVLPALLTLLGERVNAPKILRSNWAQSAQASRAWTAVARRVTARPLPVVLLSTAFLLTLAVPAAGMKTGYAGAWGLVPGVESRDALDDVRRMGAGGLLSQFEVVLDLGGERYTPDQSGPFRALVGDLRALDGVKVVLSPFVTPADLQGAGVVGGDSLAALAQLTRRSFSADRTYLRLTVIPDDALRADLAPAFEARIREVLARSGYRFFLGGAPVGGREFGEAITGALPTVVLAVFAGTFVLLLLAFRSILIPLKSIAMNALTVGAAAGVVTWVVQEGNFAAQLGIPLNSGVLDSVLPVLLFAVMFGLSMDYEIFLLSRVQEEYLAGASNDEAVVRAVGYTARIITSAAVIMFIVFVAFMFGRVVATKSIGLGLAVAVVLDATVVRLVLVPAFLKLAGRWNWWLPAWLDRRLPHLRLEH, from the coding sequence GTGCGAAGGCTTGCCCTGCTGGTCACCCGTCATCCCTGGGCCGTGCTGCTTGTGTGGGGGATCGCCGCGCTCCTCAGCCTGCCGCTGGCGGTCGGCACGCCCGGCGCCCTGAGCGCGGACCCCGGCACCCTGGAGAACTCGGAGAGTGGGCGCGTCGCGGCCCTCCTCCAGGACGAGTTCGGGGAGAGAGACACCAACACCGCCCTGCTCGTGACCCGCAGTACCCCGGGGCTGGACACGCCGCCGGGCCGGGCCGCCTACGAACGCTTCGTGGCCGGGCTGGAAGGCATCGAAGGGGTGAGCCGCGTGATCCCCGCCCAGGCCGGCGGCTCCCTGACCACCCGCGACGCGGCGGGGCAGCTCGCGCTCACGGTGGCGCAGATTCCGCTTCAGGCGGAAGGCAAGGCGGCGGTGCGGCGCATCCGGGCCTACGCGGCGCAGGCCGAGTCGCCCGCGCTCGACATTCAGGTGACGGGCGCGCAGGCGATTGCCGACGACTTCACCGAATTTACCGAGACCGACGCCAAGCGCAGCGAACTGTTCGCGCTGCCCCTGATCGCGCTGCTGCTGCTCACCGTCTTTGGGGCGCTCGTGGCGACGGCGCTGCCGCTCGCGGTGGGGGTGATGAGCATCAGCGTGGCGATGGCGATTCTGTACGCCCTCACGCTGGTGATGGAGGTCAGCTCCTTCGCCCAGAGCGTCGTGACGATGGTGGGCCTCGGCGCCGGCATCGACTACGCCCTCCTGATGGTCAACCGCTTCCGCGAGGAACTTGGGCGCGGCGGCACGAGCGCGGACGCGGCGGCGCGCACCACCCTGACGGCGGGGCGCAGCGTGCTGTTCAGCGGGGCGACGGTGGCGATTGCGATGGCGGGGCTGCTGTTGCCGCCGATCTCCTTTGTGCGCTCCATCGGGCTCGGGGGGGTGCTCGCGGTGGGGCTCACCGTGCTCGCGAGCTTGACGGTGCTGCCGGCGCTGCTCACGCTGCTCGGCGAGCGGGTGAACGCGCCCAAAATCCTGCGCTCGAACTGGGCGCAGTCGGCACAGGCGTCGCGCGCCTGGACCGCCGTCGCCCGGCGCGTGACCGCCCGCCCGCTGCCGGTGGTGCTGCTGAGCACGGCCTTTCTCCTCACGCTCGCCGTCCCCGCCGCCGGCATGAAGACCGGCTACGCGGGCGCCTGGGGCCTGGTCCCCGGCGTCGAGAGCCGCGACGCCTTAGACGACGTGCGGCGGATGGGCGCGGGCGGGCTGCTCAGCCAGTTCGAGGTCGTGCTGGACCTCGGGGGCGAGCGCTACACCCCGGACCAAAGCGGGCCGTTTCGCGCCCTGGTGGGCGACCTGCGCGCGCTGGACGGGGTGAAGGTGGTCCTGAGCCCCTTCGTGACGCCCGCCGATCTTCAGGGCGCCGGCGTCGTGGGCGGGGACAGCCTCGCCGCCCTGGCGCAGCTCACCCGGCGCTCGTTCAGCGCGGACCGGACCTACCTGCGCCTCACCGTGATTCCCGACGACGCCCTGCGCGCGGACCTCGCCCCGGCCTTCGAGGCGCGCATCCGGGAAGTCCTGGCGCGCAGCGGGTACCGCTTCTTCCTCGGCGGCGCCCCGGTCGGCGGGCGCGAGTTCGGGGAGGCGATCACCGGGGCCTTGCCGACGGTGGTGCTCGCCGTCTTCGCCGGCACCTTCGTGCTGCTGCTGCTCGCCTTCCGCTCGATCCTGATTCCGCTCAAGAGCATCGCCATGAACGCCCTGACGGTGGGCGCGGCGGCGGGCGTCGTGACCTGGGTGGTGCAGGAGGGCAACTTTGCCGCGCAGCTCGGCATTCCGCTCAATTCCGGGGTGCTCGACTCGGTGCTGCCGGTGCTGCTGTTTGCGGTGATGTTCGGGCTGAGCATGGACTACGAGATTTTCCTGCTCTCGCGCGTGCAGGAGGAATACCTAGCCGGGGCGAGCAACGACGAGGCGGTCGTGCGCGCGGTCGGGTACACGGCCCGCATCATCACGAGCGCCGCCGTGATCATGTTCATCGTGTTCGTCGCGTTCATGTTCGGGCGGGTGGTCGCCACCAAGAGCATCGGCCTCGGGCTCGCCGTCGCGGTGGTCCTCGACGCGACGGTGGTGCGGCTCGTGCTCGTGCCGGCGTTCCTCAAGCTCGCGGGGCGCTGGAACTGGTGGCTGCCGGCCTGGCTTGACCGCCGCCTGCCGCACCTGAGATTGGAGCACTGA
- a CDS encoding Nif3-like dinuclear metal center hexameric protein, which translates to MTASTSPSPQRGEISRDELVRWLNDFLKVGELPDPSLNGLQIQGTDTIRRVAASVDTSAQTLQAAADAGADLLIVHHGLFWGKPIALTGPHRERVRTALMADLNLYAAHIPLDAHPEVGNNAVIAQALSLQHTRPFGDWMGHKIGVAGELPRELGLQDFADRIQKLTGEICLVHGGGSPNVHRVGVVSGGGAGAVAEAAAAGLDTLLTGEPEHKFFHDSFEHGVNVIFAGHYETEVFGVRALAARIEDEFGLPWQFLNFPTGL; encoded by the coding sequence ATGACCGCTTCTACTTCTCCCAGTCCCCAGCGCGGCGAGATTTCGCGCGACGAACTGGTGCGCTGGCTCAACGACTTCCTGAAGGTGGGCGAGCTGCCCGATCCCTCGCTGAACGGCCTTCAGATTCAGGGCACCGACACGATTCGGCGGGTAGCTGCCAGCGTAGATACCAGCGCCCAGACCCTGCAAGCCGCCGCCGACGCGGGCGCCGACCTGCTGATCGTGCACCACGGGCTGTTCTGGGGCAAACCCATCGCCCTGACCGGGCCGCACCGCGAGCGTGTCCGCACCGCGCTGATGGCCGACCTCAACCTCTACGCCGCGCACATCCCGCTCGACGCCCACCCCGAAGTCGGCAACAACGCCGTGATCGCGCAGGCACTCAGCCTCCAGCACACCCGGCCCTTCGGCGACTGGATGGGCCACAAGATCGGGGTGGCCGGCGAGCTGCCGCGCGAGCTCGGCTTGCAGGACTTCGCCGACCGCATCCAGAAGCTGACCGGCGAGATCTGCCTCGTCCACGGCGGCGGCTCGCCCAACGTGCACCGCGTCGGCGTGGTGTCGGGCGGCGGCGCGGGCGCGGTGGCCGAGGCGGCGGCGGCGGGCTTAGACACCCTGCTCACCGGCGAGCCCGAACACAAGTTTTTCCACGACTCCTTCGAGCACGGCGTCAACGTGATCTTCGCCGGCCACTACGAGACGGAGGTGTTCGGCGTGCGGGCGCTCGCCGCGCGAATCGAGGACGAGTTCGGGCTGCCGTGGCAGTTCCTGAACTTCCCCACCGGTCTGTGA
- the tmk gene encoding dTMP kinase, producing the protein MSPGPGLFITFEGPEGAGKSTQLARLAERLQAQGRTVTVTREPGGTPLGTRVREVLLDPALAIDPLPEFLLYSASRAQLVSDVIRPALARGEAVLCDRYFDSSLAYQGAGRGLSPDLLRALTREVTGGLSPDLTLLLDLDPATGLGRAAARGQPDRLEQADLAFHERVRAGFLALAQAEPGRFTVLDAARNVEEVAAQVWRAVSSRM; encoded by the coding sequence GTGAGTCCTGGTCCGGGGCTGTTCATCACCTTCGAGGGTCCCGAGGGCGCCGGCAAGAGCACCCAGCTCGCCCGCCTCGCCGAGCGGTTGCAGGCCCAGGGGCGAACCGTCACCGTCACCCGCGAACCCGGCGGCACCCCACTCGGCACGCGGGTGCGCGAGGTGCTGCTCGACCCGGCGCTGGCCATCGATCCACTGCCCGAGTTCCTGCTGTACTCCGCGAGCCGCGCTCAGCTCGTGTCGGACGTGATTCGGCCCGCGCTCGCACGGGGCGAGGCGGTGCTATGCGACCGCTATTTCGACTCCTCGCTCGCCTACCAGGGCGCAGGGCGCGGGCTGAGCCCCGACCTGCTGCGCGCCCTGACCCGCGAGGTAACCGGCGGGCTGAGCCCCGACCTCACGCTGCTGCTCGACCTCGACCCGGCCACCGGGCTGGGGCGGGCGGCGGCGCGCGGGCAACCCGACCGGCTGGAGCAGGCCGATTTGGCCTTTCACGAGCGGGTGCGCGCAGGCTTTCTCGCGCTCGCGCAGGCCGAGCCGGGGCGCTTCACCGTGCTCGACGCGGCGCGGAACGTGGAAGAGGTGGCGGCGCAGGTGTGGCGCGCGGTGAGCTCCCGGATGTAA
- a CDS encoding glutaminyl-peptide cyclotransferase, whose translation MRPALPSPALPLFASIASLLLTAALGAAAPAVSGPPAPATLPAPTAPRAAAAPVLRPTVVARYPHDRTAFTQGLHYLGGGQYLESTGLVGRSGIRISALKTAKVSEQVPTPLAEAFGEGATLLGSTIYQITWQNGVAFAYDRRTLRELGRYTYAGEGWGLTHDGRSLIMSNGSAELVWRDPKTFAKQRSVTVTDQGREVYNLNELEYVQGYVYANIFLSDRIARIHPQTGRVTAWIDVSALTREVSVAASRQGQPLGFDDVANGIAFVPERGTLLLTGKRWPTLFEVKLSGVKAEPTRRP comes from the coding sequence ATGCGTCCTGCCCTGCCCTCGCCCGCGCTGCCATTGTTCGCCTCGATCGCTTCCCTGCTGCTCACGGCGGCGCTGGGCGCTGCTGCTCCGGCCGTCAGTGGGCCTCCAGCGCCCGCCACGCTCCCTGCTCCCACCGCGCCGCGCGCCGCTGCCGCGCCCGTGCTGCGGCCCACCGTGGTCGCGCGCTATCCCCACGACCGCACGGCCTTTACGCAGGGCCTGCACTACCTCGGCGGTGGTCAGTATCTGGAAAGCACCGGGCTGGTCGGGCGCTCGGGCATCCGCATCAGCGCCCTGAAGACGGCCAAAGTGAGCGAGCAGGTGCCCACGCCGCTGGCGGAGGCCTTCGGCGAGGGCGCGACGCTGCTCGGCTCCACGATCTACCAGATCACCTGGCAAAACGGCGTGGCCTTCGCTTACGACCGGCGCACCCTGCGCGAGCTCGGGCGCTACACCTACGCGGGCGAGGGCTGGGGCCTGACCCACGACGGCAGGAGCCTGATCATGAGTAACGGCAGCGCCGAGCTCGTGTGGCGCGACCCCAAGACCTTCGCCAAGCAGCGCAGCGTGACCGTCACCGATCAGGGCCGCGAGGTCTACAACCTCAACGAGCTCGAATACGTGCAGGGATACGTGTACGCCAACATTTTCCTGAGTGACCGCATCGCCCGCATTCACCCGCAGACGGGGCGCGTCACCGCTTGGATCGACGTGTCGGCCCTGACCCGCGAGGTGAGCGTGGCCGCGAGCCGCCAGGGCCAGCCGCTCGGCTTCGACGACGTCGCCAACGGCATCGCCTTCGTGCCCGAGCGCGGCACGCTACTGCTGACCGGCAAGCGCTGGCCCACCCTGTTCGAGGTGAAGCTCAGCGGCGTGAAGGCCGAGCCCACGCGCCGGCCCTGA
- a CDS encoding DnaJ C-terminal domain-containing protein translates to MAYKDYYDVLGVSRSASDADVKSAYRKLAKTYHPDKNAGDEKAAERFKEIGEAYAVLSDPEKRKLYDQYGHAGQVPPGAYPGGAGGFQGGDFGGFDPGQFSDFFQQMFGGRGGFAGAQGGFRNPSGQQVNIEDLLGGLGGAGQSRRFVQNVEGELQVTLEEAYSGSDEVINVDGKRLALRVPAGTRDGARLRLAGQGPGGGDVLLTIRVLEDARFELDGDHLTTTVDVPAPVAALGGDVKVRTLGGQIGHLSVPPGSSGGRRMRLRGQGWPRKDGSKGDLYVRLNLTVPGDLSEREKELYRQLRELRPG, encoded by the coding sequence ATGGCTTACAAAGACTATTACGACGTCCTCGGCGTCTCCCGCTCGGCGTCGGACGCAGATGTCAAGAGCGCGTACCGCAAGCTCGCGAAAACCTACCACCCCGACAAGAACGCGGGCGACGAGAAGGCCGCCGAGCGCTTCAAGGAGATCGGTGAAGCCTACGCGGTCCTGAGCGACCCCGAGAAACGCAAGCTCTACGACCAGTACGGCCACGCCGGGCAGGTGCCGCCGGGCGCGTACCCGGGCGGCGCGGGCGGCTTCCAGGGCGGGGATTTCGGCGGCTTCGATCCGGGGCAGTTCTCCGATTTCTTCCAGCAGATGTTCGGCGGGCGCGGCGGCTTCGCGGGCGCGCAGGGCGGTTTTCGCAACCCGTCGGGGCAGCAGGTCAACATTGAGGACCTGCTCGGCGGCCTCGGCGGGGCCGGGCAGAGCCGGCGCTTCGTGCAGAACGTCGAAGGCGAGCTCCAGGTCACGCTTGAGGAGGCCTACAGCGGCTCGGACGAGGTGATCAACGTGGACGGCAAGCGGCTCGCGCTGCGCGTGCCCGCCGGCACCCGCGACGGCGCCCGGCTGCGGCTGGCGGGGCAGGGACCGGGCGGCGGCGACGTGCTGCTCACCATCCGGGTGCTCGAGGACGCCCGCTTCGAGCTCGACGGCGATCACCTGACGACCACGGTGGACGTGCCGGCGCCGGTGGCGGCGCTCGGAGGAGACGTGAAGGTTCGCACCCTCGGCGGTCAGATCGGACACCTGAGCGTCCCGCCCGGCAGCAGCGGGGGCCGGCGGATGCGGCTGCGCGGTCAGGGCTGGCCCAGAAAGGACGGCTCGAAGGGGGACCTCTACGTCCGGCTGAACCTCACCGTGCCGGGGGACCTCAGCGAGCGGGAAAAGGAACTCTACCGTCAGCTGCGCGAGCTGCGTCCGGGCTGA
- a CDS encoding VF530 family DNA-binding protein, producing the protein MTRDPLHGVTLERIVTHLFEEYGWDELARRVPVRCFQSNPSVTSSLKFLRKTPWAREQVEREYARLVRREDANPVIAALKRGQPLHLTGVSQTRLHGALGWMLRHIEQSAVNLKLYFLPTLAAIGDVNFWPEAELRPLLSLAIERAQPGVGDYETGLIAELLRRGADPNDGRYWPPLLHTVDLEGEAYRSGRRAPRNDVLDLLLTHGADPHITDARGHTARSIAQAYGLKAALHRLDAVAVKGAGARTSS; encoded by the coding sequence ATGACCCGTGATCCCCTCCACGGCGTCACCCTGGAGCGGATCGTCACGCACCTGTTCGAGGAATACGGCTGGGACGAGCTCGCCCGCCGCGTGCCGGTGCGCTGTTTCCAGTCCAACCCGAGCGTGACGAGCAGCCTCAAGTTCCTGCGCAAGACGCCCTGGGCGCGTGAGCAGGTCGAGCGCGAATATGCGCGGCTCGTGCGGCGCGAGGACGCCAACCCGGTGATTGCCGCGCTTAAGCGCGGGCAGCCGCTGCACCTGACCGGGGTCAGCCAGACCCGGCTGCATGGGGCGCTGGGGTGGATGCTGCGGCACATCGAGCAAAGTGCCGTCAATCTCAAGCTGTACTTCCTGCCCACCCTCGCGGCGATCGGGGACGTGAACTTCTGGCCCGAGGCTGAGCTCAGGCCGCTGCTGAGCCTCGCCATTGAACGGGCTCAGCCGGGCGTCGGAGACTACGAGACGGGGCTGATCGCCGAGCTGCTGCGGCGCGGCGCGGACCCGAACGACGGACGCTACTGGCCGCCGCTGCTGCACACCGTCGATCTGGAGGGCGAAGCGTACCGCAGTGGGCGGCGGGCGCCCAGAAACGACGTGCTCGACCTGCTGCTCACGCACGGCGCCGATCCCCACATCACCGACGCGCGGGGGCACACGGCGCGGAGCATCGCGCAGGCGTATGGCCTCAAGGCCGCGCTTCACCGCCTCGACGCCGTGGCCGTGAAAGGGGCAGGGGCGCGCACCTCGTCCTGA
- a CDS encoding nucleotide exchange factor GrpE, with the protein MTSDNGGKPADNENIKFGADRNEQKKTIDADDALDVEMPYGATAEGGELGNDGEFQTPEGFPDMDETMLGQVQEMMGKLQKADELEKENADLKFRLGRLAADFEGYRHRTGQEATEAEGRGVSRAAEALMPVYDDVERALSMGTDDPAKLIPGMQAVQNKVLSVFAGLGLEATGREGETFDPQWHEAIQVVPGDEDDRIVTVYQLGFRLGDRLVRPARVVVSRRG; encoded by the coding sequence ATGACGAGCGACAATGGCGGCAAGCCTGCGGACAACGAGAACATCAAATTCGGCGCCGACCGGAACGAGCAGAAAAAGACCATCGACGCTGATGACGCGCTCGACGTCGAGATGCCCTACGGCGCGACGGCGGAAGGCGGGGAGCTGGGGAACGACGGAGAGTTTCAAACGCCGGAGGGCTTTCCCGACATGGACGAGACTATGCTCGGGCAGGTCCAGGAGATGATGGGCAAGCTGCAAAAGGCCGACGAGCTCGAGAAGGAGAATGCGGACCTCAAATTCAGGCTCGGGCGCCTCGCCGCCGATTTCGAGGGCTACCGCCACCGCACCGGGCAGGAGGCGACCGAGGCCGAGGGCCGGGGCGTGAGCCGCGCCGCTGAAGCCCTGATGCCGGTCTACGACGATGTCGAGCGCGCGCTGAGCATGGGCACGGACGACCCCGCCAAGCTGATTCCGGGGATGCAGGCGGTTCAGAACAAGGTGCTGAGCGTCTTCGCCGGCCTGGGCTTGGAGGCGACCGGCAGGGAGGGCGAAACCTTTGATCCGCAGTGGCACGAGGCGATTCAGGTCGTGCCGGGCGACGAAGACGACCGCATCGTGACGGTGTATCAGCTCGGCTTCAGGCTCGGTGACCGACTGGTGCGTCCGGCGCGCGTGGTCGTGAGCCGCCGCGGATAG
- the dnaK gene encoding molecular chaperone DnaK, whose protein sequence is MAKAVGIDLGTTNSVIAVMEGGRPEVIVNAEGGRTTPSVVAYKGDERLVGQIARRQAALNPQATLFEVKRFIGRRWDEVKEEAARSPFTVKEGPGGSVRIEVGGQDLAPEQVSAEVLRKMVSDASAKLGQKITDAVITVPAYFDNSQREATKQAGEIAGLNVLRVINEPTAAALAYGLERKGNETVLVFDLGGGTFDVTILELGDGVFEVKSTAGDTHLGGADFDHRIVDWLAGEFQKEHNFDLRKDKQALQRLIEAAEKAKIDLSNASETSISLPFITFDPETRTPMHLEKTLSRAKFEELTADLLRRVRKPVEQALSDAKLGADKIDEVILVGGSTRIPAVKRIVQEITGKAPNESVNPDEAVALGAAVQAGIIQGDSSLGDIVLVDVTPLTLGVEVKGGMIAPMITRNTTVPAKKTEIYTTAENNQPGVEINVLQGERPMAADNKSLGRFKLEGIPPMRAGTPQIEVTFDIDANGILHVTAKEKTSGKEASIRIENTTTLDKSDVERMVKEAEQNAAADKARKEKVEKRNALDSLRVQALQQIEENEGAAQGAKDQLKAAADEAEEAVRSEDDAKIAQAQKRLEEELRSFMTAQQNAAQAQDGAGQAQGQPNADDDVIDADFKPAD, encoded by the coding sequence ATGGCCAAAGCTGTAGGAATCGACCTGGGCACCACCAACTCCGTGATCGCCGTGATGGAGGGGGGCCGGCCCGAAGTGATCGTGAATGCCGAGGGTGGCCGCACCACCCCCAGCGTCGTAGCGTACAAGGGCGACGAGCGCCTCGTCGGGCAGATCGCCCGCCGTCAGGCCGCGCTCAACCCGCAGGCGACCCTCTTTGAAGTCAAGCGCTTCATCGGGCGGCGCTGGGACGAGGTGAAGGAGGAAGCGGCGCGCAGCCCCTTCACGGTGAAAGAAGGCCCCGGCGGCTCGGTGCGGATCGAGGTGGGCGGTCAGGACCTCGCCCCTGAGCAGGTGAGCGCTGAAGTGCTGCGCAAGATGGTGAGTGACGCTTCGGCCAAGCTCGGGCAGAAGATTACCGACGCGGTGATCACGGTGCCCGCTTACTTCGACAACTCGCAGCGCGAAGCGACCAAGCAGGCCGGCGAGATCGCGGGCCTGAACGTGCTGCGCGTGATCAACGAGCCCACCGCCGCCGCGCTCGCCTACGGACTGGAGCGCAAGGGCAACGAGACGGTCCTCGTGTTCGACCTCGGGGGCGGCACCTTCGACGTGACCATCCTCGAACTCGGCGACGGCGTGTTCGAAGTGAAATCCACCGCTGGCGACACCCACCTCGGCGGGGCCGACTTCGACCACCGCATCGTGGACTGGCTCGCGGGCGAGTTCCAGAAAGAGCACAACTTCGACCTGCGTAAGGACAAGCAGGCCCTCCAGCGCCTGATCGAAGCCGCGGAAAAGGCCAAGATCGACCTGTCCAATGCGTCGGAGACGAGCATCAGCCTGCCGTTCATCACCTTCGACCCCGAGACCCGCACCCCGATGCACCTCGAAAAGACGCTGAGCCGCGCCAAGTTCGAGGAGCTGACCGCCGACCTGCTGCGCCGGGTGCGCAAGCCCGTCGAGCAGGCCCTGAGCGACGCCAAGCTCGGCGCCGACAAGATCGACGAGGTGATTCTGGTCGGTGGCTCGACCCGCATCCCCGCCGTCAAGCGCATCGTGCAGGAGATCACCGGCAAGGCCCCCAACGAGTCGGTCAACCCCGACGAGGCCGTCGCGCTCGGCGCCGCCGTGCAGGCGGGCATCATTCAGGGCGACTCCAGCCTGGGCGACATCGTGCTCGTGGACGTGACCCCGCTGACCCTCGGCGTGGAGGTCAAGGGCGGCATGATTGCCCCGATGATCACCCGCAACACCACTGTTCCCGCCAAGAAGACCGAGATTTACACCACCGCCGAGAACAACCAGCCCGGCGTGGAGATCAACGTGCTGCAAGGTGAGCGCCCGATGGCTGCCGACAACAAGTCGCTGGGCCGCTTCAAGCTCGAGGGCATTCCGCCGATGCGCGCCGGCACTCCGCAGATCGAGGTGACCTTCGACATCGACGCCAACGGCATCCTGCACGTGACGGCCAAGGAAAAGACCAGCGGCAAGGAAGCGAGCATCCGGATTGAGAACACCACGACGCTGGACAAGAGCGATGTCGAGCGCATGGTGAAGGAAGCTGAGCAGAACGCCGCCGCCGACAAGGCCCGCAAGGAAAAGGTCGAGAAGCGCAACGCCCTGGACTCGCTGCGCGTCCAGGCCCTCCAGCAGATCGAAGAAAACGAGGGTGCCGCGCAGGGCGCCAAGGATCAGCTCAAGGCCGCCGCCGACGAGGCTGAGGAAGCCGTGCGTAGCGAGGACGACGCCAAGATCGCGCAGGCCCAGAAGCGGCTCGAGGAGGAACTGCGCAGCTTCATGACCGCGCAGCAGAACGCGGCCCAGGCCCAGGACGGCGCCGGTCAGGCGCAGGGCCAGCCCAATGCCGACGACGACGTGATCGACGCCGACTTCAAGCCCGCCGACTAA
- a CDS encoding Ig-like domain-containing protein — protein sequence MKRVQPFAILALTGLLLSACGSGGGPVDAKPTLTLSVDRSTVSEAGTVKLTASTSDTDIKMVRFYKGSDTTPVCEDMTAPFECTVSVGEADAGTVTYRAVATDQAGQTGEASTTVTVEINAAPTVSLQVSQTQVFAAGPLTVTATATDADGIEKVEFYLNGRLIENGVDVSAPYTATIPLTFIQNGRHVITAKAYDTTGKVSEASQVITVGIDRGENNNDLSLATQINIGENVVGRITGVGRDYDYYKFTGTAGDRLKVTVRAQSYDSTSTLDPYVQVLMPDGKTILEEDDDGGMGMESEVRFDLPVSGTYYIVVTDDRIHEDPDYTNSDFTNLYRLDLTRR from the coding sequence ATGAAAAGAGTGCAGCCCTTTGCCATTCTCGCCCTGACCGGTCTGCTGCTGAGCGCCTGCGGAAGCGGCGGCGGCCCGGTCGACGCCAAGCCGACCCTGACCCTGAGCGTTGACCGCAGCACGGTCTCGGAGGCGGGCACGGTCAAGCTGACGGCCAGCACCAGCGATACCGACATCAAGATGGTGAGGTTCTACAAGGGGTCAGACACCACGCCGGTGTGCGAGGACATGACGGCGCCCTTCGAGTGCACCGTCAGTGTGGGCGAGGCCGATGCCGGAACCGTGACCTACCGTGCCGTCGCCACCGACCAGGCCGGGCAGACCGGCGAGGCGAGCACCACCGTGACTGTCGAGATCAACGCCGCTCCCACCGTCAGCCTGCAAGTGTCGCAGACGCAGGTCTTCGCGGCGGGCCCCCTGACCGTCACGGCGACCGCCACGGACGCCGACGGCATCGAGAAGGTGGAGTTCTACCTCAACGGGCGACTGATCGAGAACGGCGTCGACGTGTCAGCGCCCTACACGGCCACCATCCCCCTCACGTTCATCCAGAACGGCCGTCACGTCATCACCGCCAAGGCCTACGACACCACCGGCAAGGTGAGCGAGGCGAGCCAGGTGATTACGGTCGGCATCGACCGGGGTGAGAACAATAACGACCTCAGCCTCGCCACCCAGATCAACATCGGGGAGAACGTGGTGGGGCGCATCACCGGCGTGGGCCGCGACTACGACTACTACAAGTTTACCGGCACGGCGGGCGACCGCCTGAAGGTCACGGTGCGCGCGCAGTCCTACGACTCGACGAGCACGCTCGACCCCTACGTGCAAGTCCTGATGCCCGACGGCAAGACGATCCTCGAAGAGGACGACGACGGCGGCATGGGCATGGAGTCCGAGGTTCGCTTCGACCTGCCAGTGTCGGGCACCTATTACATCGTGGTGACCGACGACCGGATCCACGAGGACCCGGATTACACCAACAGCGATTTCACCAACCTTTACCGGCTCGACCTGACGCGCCGCTAA